A region from the Candidatus Thermoplasmatota archaeon genome encodes:
- a CDS encoding DUF58 domain-containing protein, which yields MRLTLKGRAAAGALLASAFAALALGSPSFAVATLGIAAAFAFAAATLRAPALLGLRELPRDRFVEGEAFEERLTIRGRRSTRAILVPRGGAALAGPMSEIPFRLREGATTLTLGWRARVWGPSDLGPHALAHRDVFGLFERRVEIAPRIDVRVRPVPASLGRHRASARNPEPALGAHSVARPGDGMEFFALREYRAGDSVRRINWKASARAGETIVNQVTRESYARVVVFLDLRAKEDLGPAETSARARSGRAAAGILAHHERAKDHLTLVLVKEEARRASLAANPRLGELLDALGACASGGAGLLEAAVRSHLGAIRRNSPVYFVTSGVADPSLARALAVARDLGSNPTLVAPEPPLRALQAGPELLATRTRALERLRAEGFEIVDWKLGEDLEAALLAR from the coding sequence ATGAGGCTCACCCTCAAGGGACGCGCGGCGGCCGGCGCGCTCCTTGCGAGCGCCTTCGCGGCCCTCGCCCTGGGCAGCCCGTCGTTCGCGGTCGCGACCCTCGGGATCGCGGCGGCCTTCGCGTTTGCCGCCGCGACGCTGCGCGCGCCGGCCCTCCTCGGCCTGCGGGAGCTTCCCCGCGACCGGTTCGTCGAGGGGGAGGCCTTCGAGGAGCGGCTCACGATCCGCGGCCGGCGTTCGACGCGCGCGATCCTCGTCCCGCGCGGCGGGGCCGCGCTCGCGGGGCCGATGAGCGAGATCCCCTTCAGGCTCCGCGAGGGCGCGACCACCCTCACGCTCGGCTGGCGCGCCCGCGTCTGGGGCCCGAGCGACCTCGGCCCCCATGCGCTCGCCCATCGCGACGTTTTCGGGCTCTTCGAGCGCCGCGTCGAGATCGCTCCGCGCATCGACGTCCGCGTGCGTCCGGTGCCTGCGTCGCTCGGCCGCCACCGCGCGTCCGCGCGCAATCCCGAGCCCGCGCTCGGCGCGCACAGCGTCGCCCGACCCGGCGACGGCATGGAGTTCTTCGCGCTGCGCGAATACCGCGCCGGCGACAGCGTGCGGCGCATCAACTGGAAAGCGTCCGCGCGCGCGGGGGAGACCATCGTCAATCAGGTGACGCGCGAAAGCTACGCCCGCGTCGTCGTGTTCCTCGACCTTCGCGCGAAGGAGGACCTCGGTCCCGCGGAAACGTCCGCGCGCGCAAGGAGCGGTCGCGCGGCGGCGGGCATCCTCGCGCACCACGAGCGCGCGAAGGATCACCTCACGCTCGTTCTCGTGAAGGAGGAGGCGCGGCGGGCCTCGCTCGCAGCCAACCCGCGCCTCGGCGAGCTTCTGGACGCGCTCGGAGCCTGCGCGAGCGGAGGCGCGGGCCTTCTCGAGGCTGCCGTGCGCTCGCATCTCGGAGCGATCCGAAGGAATTCCCCGGTGTACTTCGTCACGAGCGGCGTCGCCGATCCGAGCCTCGCGCGCGCCCTCGCGGTCGCGCGCGACCTGGGGTCGAATCCGACGCTCGTCGCGCCGGAACCCCCTCTCCGCGCGCTCCAGGCGGGCCCCGAGCTGCTCGCGACGCGGACGCGCGCGCTCGAACGTCTCCGCGCCGAAGGATTCGAGATCGTCGACTGGAAGCTCGGCGAGGACCTGGAGGCGGCGCTCCTTGCGCGCTGA
- a CDS encoding MoxR family ATPase, with protein MTSREAPSPKQIEAAVLEARANVEAILSQVRQVIVGKHEVLRYVAAGMVTEGCHILFEDMPGLAKSVMASALSQASGCEFRRVQFTPDLLPGDITGGSIYDQNAGTFSLRQGPIFTNFLLADEINRASPKTQSALLEAMAEKQVSIEGATHRLPSPFMVLATQNPVEQEGTYPLPEAQLDRFMLKLSMGYPSREEEREILERRARRGQDNFQVTPVASSEILHRLARAIEHVHVSGPVYDYITDIITRTRSHPDVLAGSSPRGSLAVFKLARSWAALSGRTYVIPEDVRALAVPALAHRIILRPQARLSGRAAKDVMADILQATPLPKFTVKP; from the coding sequence ATGACTTCACGAGAAGCCCCCTCGCCCAAGCAGATCGAAGCCGCCGTCCTCGAGGCGCGCGCGAACGTCGAAGCGATCCTCTCGCAGGTTCGGCAGGTCATCGTGGGCAAGCACGAGGTTCTCCGTTACGTCGCCGCGGGCATGGTGACGGAAGGCTGCCACATCCTTTTCGAGGACATGCCGGGCCTCGCAAAATCGGTCATGGCGAGCGCGCTCAGCCAGGCCTCCGGGTGCGAGTTCAGGCGGGTGCAGTTCACGCCGGACCTCCTGCCGGGCGACATCACGGGCGGATCGATCTACGACCAGAACGCGGGAACCTTCTCGCTGAGGCAAGGCCCCATCTTCACGAACTTCCTGCTCGCGGACGAGATCAACCGCGCCTCGCCCAAGACGCAATCGGCGCTCCTCGAGGCGATGGCCGAGAAGCAGGTGTCGATCGAGGGGGCTACGCACCGCCTCCCGTCGCCGTTCATGGTCCTCGCGACGCAGAATCCCGTGGAGCAGGAAGGCACGTACCCCCTGCCCGAGGCCCAGCTCGACCGCTTCATGCTGAAGCTCAGCATGGGATACCCCTCGCGCGAGGAGGAGCGCGAGATCCTCGAGCGCCGCGCGCGACGAGGCCAGGACAACTTCCAGGTGACGCCGGTGGCTTCCTCGGAGATCCTGCACCGTCTCGCGAGGGCCATCGAGCACGTGCATGTCAGCGGCCCCGTCTACGACTACATCACGGACATCATCACGCGCACGCGGTCGCACCCCGATGTCCTCGCGGGCTCGTCGCCCCGCGGGAGCCTCGCGGTCTTCAAGCTCGCGCGCTCGTGGGCGGCGCTCTCGGGTCGCACCTACGTCATTCCGGAGGACGTCCGGGCCCTCGCGGTCCCCGCGCTCGCGCACCGCATCATCCTCCGACCGCAGGCGCGCCTGTCGGGTCGCGCGGCGAAGGACGTGATGGCCGACATCCTCCAAGCGACGCCCCTTCCCAAGTTCACGGTGAAACCATGA